In Torulaspora delbrueckii CBS 1146 chromosome 1, complete genome, one genomic interval encodes:
- the KAR1 gene encoding Kar1p (similar to Saccharomyces cerevisiae KAR1 (YNL188W); ancestral locus Anc_2.64), with amino-acid sequence MHSRLPNAPASYLPTKKSQRASEARIAKINELYESIKKKHQDSVVSNNSTSVASDEQEADNCIQVNGLDYRLPSVSHTEEPSVTVKEEDAMNVFRLNQTPTPPERLQRLGSENNHRAFEEEDDEDDYEAELRFTPKFKSRRSLITMKQSSSLQKKVHPVVPNKVRRPSRVSSLRKALGDPLPLPYVGKRKLSNGIDPGLGFNNSLTDGTINKNRQMMERKWKKLISQDRDLIEKRFAEIRQRSSQNNPDISFNDALPPPVSVSTAGQQNVNSLSELNKEIIANREKLDHIIGLLSHQQNVATRTIKLQRPSREVQHWTICIIVLIICNLYVYYYL; translated from the coding sequence ATGCACTCACGATTACCAAACGCACCGGCGAGCTATTTGCCAACAAAGAAGTCACAACGGGCTAGCGAGGCTCGAATAGCAAAGATCAATGAGCTTTACGAAagtatcaagaagaaacatcaaGATTCAGTGGTTTCAAACAACTCTACATCAGTGGCCTCGGATGAACAGGAAGCGGACAACTGTATTCAGGTAAATGGTTTGGATTACAGACTGCCGAGCGTCAGCCATACGGAAGAACCAAGTGTTACTGTTAAAGAGGAAGACGCAATGAACGTATTTCGCCTTAACCAAACACCAACGCCACCAGAACGGCTGCAAAGACTAGGTTCTGAGAATAACCATAGAGCTttcgaagaggaagatgatgaggacgacTACGAAGCGGAGTTAAGGTTTACACCAAAGTTCAAGTCGCGAAGAAGTCTCATTACAATGAAACAGTCCTCTAGCTTACAAAAAAAAGTTCATCCTGTAGTTCCTAACAAGGTGCGAAGACCGAGTCGAGTCTCTTCATTACGCAAGGCACTTGGCGATCCGCTACCACTGCCATACGTTGGAAAGCGGAAACTCTCCAATGGCATAGATCCAGGTTTGGGATTCAACAATTCACTAACTGATGGGACAATTAATAAGAATAGACAGATGATGGAAAGAAAATGGAAAAAGCTAATATCTCAGGACAGAGATTTAATTGAGAAACGATTCGCAGAGATACGTCAACGATCTTCACAAAACAATCCGGacatttctttcaatgacgCTTTACCGCCGCCTGTTTCTGTATCTACCGCAGGCCAACAAAATGTGAACAGCTTATCAGAGTTGAATAAAGAAATCATCGCTAACAGGGAGAAGCTAGACCACATCATTGGTCTTTTATCACACCAACAGAATGTAGCCACAAGGACAATCAAACTCCAAAGACCCTCACGAGAAGTCCAGCACTGGACGATTTGTATTATTGTACTGATTATCTGTAATCTATACGTGTATTATTATCTCTGA
- the DUG3 gene encoding glutamine amidotransferase subunit DUG3 (similar to Saccharomyces cerevisiae DUG3 (YNL191W); ancestral locus Anc_2.60) yields the protein MCRFLIFKGKEPTLLSHLLTRPAHSIINQSFDSRLRLDRRRPMNGDGFGVAYYSLDEELGLDGPCLYKAITPAWNNQNLGTLAEKTKSDLVFAHVRASTHGALSETNCHPFTYHSLCFMHNGGISNFKRIKRKLLSHIEDEYLNFIQGSTDSECAFALFLDSLEKEGCNPRDKTGNFPHQAIRNALLKTIGYIRDWTKEANRDEEHAEPSLLNFAVTDGSTVVVSRYITSKTDEAASLHFSCGSSFVESSPGEYRMERLNRSQDVIMVASEPLTFERGDWITVPTNSLLTIKRQTVLIHPIVDEYYQTDPLYLRSSKLAESKGLIGSVPLAKAVERNVPPLEREGRSRPVSATARLS from the coding sequence ATGTGTAGGTTTCTGATATTCAAAGGCAAAGAACCCACTCTGTTGTCGCATTTATTGACAAGACCCGCACATTCCATTATCAATCAATCATTCGATAGTCGGCTACGTCTGGATAGAAGACGTCCCATGAACGGTGATGGATTCGGAGTCGCATATTATTCACTGGATGAGGAACTAGGTCTTGATGGACCATGTCTGTACAAGGCTATCACACCTGCTTGGAACAATCAAAACTTGGGAACTTTAGCAGAAAAAACCAAATCAGACCTAGTATTCGCCCATGTGAGAGCTTCGACCCATGGAGCTCTATCTGAGACAAACTGCCATCCATTTACGTACCACTCGCTTTGTTTTATGCATAATGGTGGTAtttccaatttcaagaggatcaagagaaaattGTTAAGCCACATAGAAGACGAATATTTGAATTTTATACAAGGTAGCACTGACTCTGAATGTGCATTTGCATTGTTTTTAGACTCCCTAGAGAAAGAAGGTTGTAATCCAAGGGACAAGACTGGGAATTTCCCACACCAGGCCATTAGAAACGCCTTGCTCAAGACCATCGGTTACATCAGAGATTGGACCAAAGAGGCCAACCGAGACGAAGAGCATGCTGAACCCTCTTTACTAAATTTTGCAGTTACAGATGGATCAACAGTTGTTGTATCGCGTTACATCACTTCCAAGACCGATGAAGCCGCTTCCCTACATTTCAGTTGCGGTTCCAGTTTTGTTGAGAGTTCACCAGGCGAGTACAGAATGGAAAGACTTAACAGAAGCCAAGATGTTATTATGGTTGCATCTGAACCACTTACTTTCGAACGTGGAGACTGGATCACTGTCCCCACAAACAGTTTACTCACAATCAAGAGGCAAACGGTACTAATCCACCCCATCGTCGACGAGTACTACCAAACTGATCCACTCTACTTAAGAAGCTCTAAACTCGCGGAAAGCAAAGGTCTCATTGGATCGGTCCCACTGGCCAAAGCTGTGGAACGTAACGTTCCACCacttgaaagagaaggCCGTTCAAGACCGGTTAGTGCCACAGCACGTCTTTCATAG
- the CHS1 gene encoding chitin synthase I (similar to Saccharomyces cerevisiae CHS1 (YNL192W); ancestral locus Anc_2.58), giving the protein MSNYDPYRYGDPNANNRTQNYDGTYDEEEELRQQAYRHPESRLYQNHSPHEASYDDFINHHPSDPHLQTETAYNDAFISNVPNTAYQQMPSINVVQHTPDVIQNPQLLSPGGAPANVSTPYYNDEDYYYRTNLNAQSGSSMGSTSDLDDAADQADRPILAHLQHVNPASAYSQDPIAMGTYRHNDQSFDDPEGGYIDQCGDDYQINTYLGRDGQMVDPYEAGDVDMELQARNQNFKSGDLLHEEDLDNSSFDGHSHRDLGDYDDIDTLDRLNYTASGVPPSSSTASSVMNDRDLGKESENRLPKRTPTVMRKFKLWRGNFIFDSPVSQSLLQQYSKAGGDEISNEFKFMRYQAVTCEPDRLAAENFTVRQLKYLTPRRTELMIVITMYNEDHILLGRTLKGVMDNIKRMVKKKNSSTWGPDAWKKIVLCVVSDGRSKINEKSLALMSALGCYQDGFAKDEINGKKVAMHVYEHTTMMNITDVTSDGLELTSSANTVPVQMLFCLKEQNQKKINSHRWAFEGFAELLQPNIVTLLDAGTMPGKESIYQLWREFRNPQVGGACGEIKAELGKGFKNLINPLVASQNFEYKMSNILDKTTESNFGFITVLPGAFSAYRLAAVKGQPLQKYFYGESMEGRGFHFFSSNMYLAEDRILCFEVVTKKDSNWILKYCRSSYASTDVPERVPEFILQRRRWLNGSFFAGVYSFFHFHRIWTSGHNIGRKFLLSIEFIYLLINTILSWFSLSSFFLVFRILTLTIALTYHSVFSVLSVIFYWLYGICLVSTFILSLGNKPKSTEWFYVATCIFFAVLMVYMIFCSIFMSVKSFENILSSGGLTFKGLLMKEAFRDMVISLGSTYCLYLLSSIIYLQPWHMLTSFFQYILLSPSYINVLNIYAFCNVHDISWGTKGASAKPLGKINAHEDGTFKMEILISNKEIQLNYDKYMNILAKTDDVDEEQEVPFEEQKAGYYAKVRSLVIIVWLLTNFAVVAVVLEAGGIGDYLAMRPDQTTVDSTSTAQRPVITQKAAIYFTIILWIVALLALIRFFGCSIYMASRFLKKLRMR; this is encoded by the coding sequence ATGAGTAACTACGATCCATACAGGTACGGAGACCCGAATGCTAATAATAGAACTCAAAACTATGATGGAACttatgatgaagaagaagagctaAGACAGCAGGCGTATAGGCATCCTGAATCGCGGCTCTATCAGAATCATTCACCTCATGAGGCCTCTTACGATGATTTTATTAATCACCATCCAAGTGATCCTCATCTACAAACTGAAACGGCTTACAACGATGCGTTTATCAGTAATGTGCCCAATACTGCTTACCAGCAGATGCCATCGATCAATGTTGTACAGCACACTCCTGATGTGATACAAAATCCACAACTTTTGTCTCCTGGCGGAGCTCCAGCTAATGTTAGTACGCCCTATTATAACGATGAGGATTATTATTATCGTACTAATCTAAATGCTCAAAGCGGTTCTAGTATGGGGTCAACTTCTGATCTGGATGATGCGGCTGATCAGGCCGATAGGCCTATTTTAGCTCATCTTCAGCATGTAAATCCTGCATCAGCATATAGTCAGGATCCGATCGCGATGGGGACATATAGGCACAATGACCAAAGTTTTGACGATCCCGAAGGTGGATATATCGATCAATGCGGTGATGACTATCAAATTAATACATATTTGGGCCGAGATGGACAGATGGTTGATCCTTATGAAGCTGGAGACGTTGATATGGAATTACAGGCTAGGAACcagaatttcaaatctgGTGATCTTCTGcacgaagaagatctcgaTAACAGTAGTTTCGATGGTCATTCTCACAGGGATCTTGGGGATTACGATGATATCGACACCCTTGACCGCTTAAACTATACCGCTAGCGGTGTTCCACCGTCAAGTTCCACTGCCTCTTCAGTGATGAATGACAGAGATTTGGGTAAGGAGTCAGAAAACCGGCTACCCAAGAGAACTCCGACAGTTATGAGGAAGTTCAAATTATGGAGGGGTAATTTCATTTTCGATTCTCCAGTGAGTCAGTCTTTATTGCAGCAATATTCCAAAGCTGGTGGTGATGAGATTTCGAATGAGTTTAAATTCATGAGATATCAGGCAGTCACCTGTGAGCCTGACCGATTGGCAGCAGAGAATTTCACTGTAAGGCAACTAAAATATTTGACGCCAAGAAGGACTGAGCTTATGATTGTCATAACGATGTACAATGAAGACCATATTTTACTGGGTAGAACTTTGAAGGGAGTCATGGATAACATCAAGCGCATggttaagaagaaaaactcAAGCACCTGGGGTCCAGACGCCTGGAAAAAGATAGTGCTTTGTGTTGTTTCTGATGGTCGTTCAAaaattaatgaaaaatcattgGCTTTGATGAGTGCACTAGGTTGTTATCAAGATGGGTTTGCCAAGGATGAAATTAATGGTAAGAAAGTGGCCATGCACGTCTATGAACATACCACCATGATGAATATTACTGATGTGACCTCAGACGGACTTGAATTGACTAGTAGTGCCAATACCGTGCCAGTTCAAATGTTATTTTGTCTAAAGGAACAAAATCagaaaaaaatcaattcCCATAGGTGGGCATTCGAAGGTTTTGCCGAGTTGTTGCAACCTAATATTGTCACACTGTTAGATGCAGGTACTATGCCAGGGAAGGAGTCCATCTATCAACTATGGAGAGAGTTCCGTAATCCACAAGTTGGTGGTGCATGTGGTGAGATCAAGGCAGAATTAGGGAAGGGGTTTAAGAATCTGATCAATCCTCTGGTGGCTTCCCAGAATTTTGAATATAAGATGTCGAATATTCTGGATAAGACAACAGAATCCAATTTCGGATTCATCACAGTTTTACCGGGTGCCTTCTCAGCCTACCGACTGGCAGCTGTCAAAGGTCAGCCTTTACAAAAATACTTCTACGGGGAAAGCATGGAAGGTAGAGgatttcatttcttctcatctaACATGTACCTAGCGGAGGACCGTATCCTCTGTTTCGAAGTCGTCACAAAGAAGGACAGTAATTGGATTTTAAAATATTGCAGAAGCTCATACGCCTCAACCGATGTTCCTGAAAGGGTTCCGGAATTTATCTTACAGAGAAGACGTTGGTTAAACggttctttctttgcaggagtgtattctttcttccatttccaTCGTATCTGGACAAGCGGTCACAACATCGGGAGAAAATTTTTATTGAGTATCGAATTCATCTACTTGTTGATTAACACCATATTATCCTGGTTCTCGTTGAGTTCGTTCTTCCTTGttttcagaattttgaCTCTAACAATTGCATTGACTTATCATTCCGTCTTCAGCGTTCTTTCAGTGATATTTTATTGGTTGTACGGTATTTGTTTGGTTTCAACGTTCATCTTATCGTTAGGTAATAAGCCGAAGAGTACTGAATGGTTTTACGTCGCCACTTGTATTTTCTTTGCTGTGCTTATGGTTTACATGATCTTTTGCAGTATATTCATGAGCGTCAAGTCATTCGAGAATATCTTGAGCTCAGGTGGCCTCACTTTTAAGGGTCTACTAATGAAGGAAGCATTTAGGGACATGGTTATATCCCTGGGCTCCACTTACTGCCTGTATCTCTTAAGTTCGATCATTTACTTGCAGCCATGGCATATGCTCACGAGTTTTTTCCAGTATATCCTTCTGAGTCCATCGTACATTAACGTGCTGAACATTTACGCATTTTGCAACGTTCATGATATATCCTGGGGTACAAAAGGTGCGTCCGCAAAGCCTTTGGGCAAGATTAACGCACATGAAGATGGTACCTTTAAAATGGAAATTCTGATTTCGAACAAGgaaattcaattgaattaCGATAAGTACATGAACATCCTTGCAAAGACTGACGACGTGgatgaagagcaagagGTGCCATTCGAAGAGCAGAAAGCAGGTTACTACGCCAAAGTCCGTTCTTTAGTCATTATTGTCTGGCTACTCACAAATTTCGCGGTGGTTGCCGTAGTCCTGGAAGCTGGTGGTATCGGTGATTATCTTGCCATGAGACCAGATCAAACCACGGTCGATAGTACTTCCACGGCACAGAGACCGGTGATCACTCAGAAAGCTGCGATTTATTTTACAATAATTCTTTGGATTGTGGCACTGCTAGCGCTGATACGattctttggttgttcAATCTACATGGCTTCAaggttcttgaagaaactgagGATGAGATAG
- the TDEL0A00980 gene encoding uncharacterized protein (similar to Saccharomyces cerevisiae YNL193W; ancestral locus Anc_2.57), which produces MKVKAPKRTKNKLGQRQLVSQDDFYSEATDFEEQAERWILSDIRKTLRFYVQAIELYEKGLNAPNATAHGTYNIMYNETRLFLQVYTDYLANTGYINLLQYVRLDDIANVSQLALPLNEIIDRFEKVTERFPDERSWDLDSNLLTSYLTLIESADSYSLRGEDIVELTRKFADLSRHSIENQFSELKSWDATIEEEESGFERDTTGSNASARDGSGVVSQQDDMSESMEMTDQITVETLSELLSNSYKFVQSLMEIIIEARLGESSTINPVQLNYLDDMMKKFTLQLKDVHQTISESLTLDEDQINVVLEANRGIEFIANGDLSSIETYVSETLNSSEISTELLLAKIDVLDFAVTCIDSNGDLQVQWQMCSLLNKLLAEARKKLADVRANTTGKMSSVGSQLSSLVFQQCDVLIASSDFELRRWVIKRRAGSNGDIKTMEVLMKNAKTFLVNASKIAERPCGLEENIVDKLKRNYIYNQAQARLSVLEGRDQAISNADISELYADHPFYKNAPTFQ; this is translated from the coding sequence ATGAAAGTCAAAGCACCTAAACGGACCAAGAATAAGCTGGGACAACGTCAGTTGGTCTCGCAAGATGACTTTTATAGTGAGGCTACCGATTTTGAGGAACAGGCTGAACGCTGGATCCTGTCAGATATAAGGAAAACGTTAAGATTTTATGTGCAAGCTATTGAACTTTACGAGAAGGGCTTGAATGCACCTAATGCAACAGCACATGGCACTTATAACATCATGTACAATGAAACGAGACTTTTCTTGCAAGTTTACACTGATTATCTGGCTAATACTGGTTATATCAACTTGTTGCAGTACGTACGGCTGGACGATATTGCAAACGTTTCGCAACTGGCATTACCACTGAATGAAATTATTGATAGGTTTGAGAAGGTTACCGAGAGATTTCCAGATGAACGAAGTTGGGATCTTGATTCTAATCTTTTGACTTCCTATCTGACTCTTATAGAATCCGCTGACAGCTACTCGCTAAGAGGTGAGGATATCGTTGAACTTACAAGAAAATTTGCCGATTTGAGTCGacattcaattgaaaaCCAGTTCTCTGAGTTAAAGTCATGGGACGCCACCATCGAGGAGGAAGAGAGTgggtttgaaagagatactACAGGGTCAAACGCCAGCGCAAGAGATGGGAGTGGTGTAGTGAGTCAGCAGGATGACATGTCTGAGAGTATGGAAATGACCGATCAAATTACAGTCGAGACACTCTCCGAGCTATTAAGCAACAGTTATAAGTTTGTTCAGTCGTTGATGGAAATTATCATTGAGGCAAGACTTGGAGAATCGTCAACGATAAACCCTGTTCAGCTTAACTATCTCGACGACATGATGAAAAAGTTCACTCTACAACTAAAAGATGTTCATCAGACGATAAGTGAATCACTTACTCTTGACGAGGACCAGATTAACGTTGTTTTGGAAGCGAACAGAGGAATAGAATTCATTGCCAATGGCGATTTGAGCTCGATTGAGACCTACGTTAGTGAAACACTTAACTCTTCTGAAATTAGTACCGAATTGCTGCTAGCCAAGATTGACGTTCTAGACTTTGCCGTAACCTGTATAGACAGTAATGGTGATCTGCAAGTTCAATGGCAAATGTGTTCTCTATTGAATAAGCTCTTGGCAGAAGCACGGAAGAAGCTTGCCGATGTCAGAGCGAACACTACGGGGAAAATGAGCTCTGTCGGCAGCCAACTCAGTTCCTTGGTATTTCAGCAATGTGACGTCTTGATAGCCTCATCCGATTTTGAATTGCGAAGGTGGGTGATAAAGCGTCGGGCAGGGTCAAATGGTGACATCAAGACGATGGAGGTCTTGATGAAAAACGCCAAGACGTTTCTCGTAAATGCCTCCAAGATAGCCGAAAGACCTTGTGGGCTAGAAGAAAATATCGTTGACAAGTTAAAGAGGAATTACATTTACAACCAAGCGCAGGCGAGACTTTCGGTTTTAGAGGGTAGAGACCAAGCGATCAGTAATGCGGATATTTCTGAGCTATACGCAGACCACCCTTTCTACAAGAATGCTCCTACTTTTCAGTAA
- the SRP1 gene encoding karyopherin alpha (similar to Saccharomyces cerevisiae SRP1 (YNL189W); ancestral locus Anc_2.63) → MNGDTDSSSTNKFVPEYRRTNFKNKERFSADELRRRRDTQQVELRKAKRDEALAKRRNFAPQTNGADSEDEDDASASADQQFYNQLQVELPEMIRQIQSPDMQEQLAATVKFRQILSREHRPPIDMVIQSGVVPTLVNFMNENQPEMLQLEAAWALTNIASGTSAQTKVVVEAGAVPLFIQLLYTGSVEVQEQAIWALGNVAGDSTDYRDHVLQCGAMEPILGLFNTNKTSLIRTAIWTLSNLCRGKKPQPDWTIVSKALPTLAKLIYSLDTETLIDACWAISYLSDGPPEAIQAVIDVRIPKRLVELLNHQSTLVQTPALRAVGNIVTGNDLQTQVVINSGVLPALRNLLSSPKESIRKEACWTISNITAGNTEQIQAVIDASLLPPLVKLLETADYKTKKEACWAISNASSGGLQRPEIIRYLVSQGCIKPLCDLLEIADNRIIEVTLDALENILRCEADKEARGLNINENADYIEKAGGMEKIFNCQQNENDKIYEKAYKIIETYFSEDDDAIDESMAPQTSGNTFGFGSNVKQQFNFN, encoded by the coding sequence ATGAACGGTGATACAGATAGCTCTTCGACGAATAAGTTCGTTCCTGAATATAGGCGtacaaatttcaagaataagGAGAGGTTTTCAGCCGATGAGCTACGTCGTCGTAGGGATACTCAGCAAGTGGAACTGAGGAAAGCCAAGAGAGATGAAGCATTAgcaaaaagaagaaattttgcACCACAGACTAATGGAGCAGATTcagaggatgaggatgatgcTTCAGCATCTGCTGATCAGCAGTTCTATAACCAGCTGCAAGTGGAACTTCCTGAAATGATTCGTCAGATTCAGTCGCCCGATATGCAAGAACAGTTGGCCGCAACTGTGAAATTTAGACAGATCTTGTCAAGGGAACATAGACCACCAATCGATATGGTTATTCAATCCGGCGTAGTGCCAACGTTGGTTAATTTTATGAATGAAAATCAGCCAGAGATGTTACAATTGGAAGCAGCTTGGGCTCTAACGAATATTGCTTCTGGTACTTCTGCACAGACAAAAGTCGTTGTTGAGGCTGGAGCTGTTCCTTTATTTATCCAATTATTATACACCGGTTCTGTCGAAGTGCAAGAACAAGCTATATGGGCCCTAGGTAATGTTGCTGGTGATTCCACGGACTACAGAGACCATGTGTTGCAATGTGGTGCCATGGAACCTATCCTTGGGTTGTTTAACACAAACAAGACCTCATTGATTAGAACAGCTATCTGGACCCTTTCCAACTTGTGTAGGGGTAAGAAACCACAGCCAGATTGGACTATAGTCTCAAAGGCTCTGCCAACTTTGGCTAAATTGATCTATTCCCTGGATACTGAGACTTTGATAGATGCATGTTGGGCCATTTCATATTTATCCGATGGACCTCCAGAAGCCATTCAAGCTGTCATTGATGTGAGAATTCCAAAGAGGTTGGTGGAATTGCTAAATCATCAATCCACTTTGGTGCAAACCCCAGCTCTAAGAGCCGTTGGTAACATTGTTACCGGTAACGATTTGCAAACCCAAGTGGTAATCAACTCCGGCGTTCTACCTGCCTTGAGAAACCTACTAAGTTCGCCAAAGGAATCCATTAGGAAAGAAGCCTGCTGGACTATTTCAAACATTACAGCTGGTAACACCGAACAAATTCAAGCTGTCATCGACGCAAGCTTGCTACCACCATTGGTCAAACTCTTGGAGACCGCAGACTACaaaaccaagaaggaagCATGTTGGGCAATCTCTAACGCATCATCCGGCGGTTTGCAAAGGCCAGAAATTATAAGATACCTTGTTTCTCAGGGCTGTATAAAACCTCTATGTGACCTGTTGGAGATCGCAGATAACAGAATCATTGAGGTTACTCTAGACGCCTTGGAGAATATTCTAAGATGTGAAGCAGACAAGGAAGCTCGTGGTCTCAACATTAACGAAAACGCAGACTACATAGAAAAGGCAGGCGGtatggaaaagatcttcaactgtCAACAAAACGAAAACGATAAGATCTACGAAAAGGCTTACAAGATCATCGAAACTTACTTcagtgaagatgatgacgcCATCGATGAGAGTATGGCTCCTCAAACATCGGGCAACACTTTCGGTTTCGGTTCCAACGTCAAGCAGCAGTTTAATTTTAACTGA
- the TDEL0A00990 gene encoding uncharacterized protein yields MGLDVLNGTQIIVPCGTQFNLTLNATTTPLDGWLCGLGAKDNSAKDNFRSNTGQELNFTKISCGDGSYLQINSTTNVLDGYFCARSESKCYQAKNSASSKRVSWKPLLAIIVCLSLANI; encoded by the coding sequence ATGGGTCTCGATGTTTTAAATGGTACGCAGATAATAGTGCCCTGCGGCACGCAGTTCAATTTAACCCTCAATGCTACAACAACTCCGTTGGACGGGTGGTTATGCGGTCTTGGAGCAAAAGATAATTCGGCGAAAGATAACTTTCGAAGTAACACTGGGCAGGAGTTGAACTTTACCAAGATCAGTTGTGGAGACGGATCTTATCTACAGATTAACTCCACTACCAATGTGTTAGATGGTTATTTTTGTGCCAGGTCGGAGTCGAAGTGTTACCAAGCCAAGAACAGTGCTTCGAGCAAGAGAGTGTCTTGGAAACCATTATTGGCAATTATTGTTTGCCTATCATTAGCTAACATCTAA
- the DTD1 gene encoding D-tyrosyl-tRNA(Tyr) deacylase (similar to Saccharomyces cerevisiae DTD1 (YDL219W); ancestral locus Anc_2.59), protein MKIVLQKVSHASVVVNSKVISSIKNGYFLLVGITTEDTMDDIEKLSRKVVNLRIFGDEPDGFWKKNIKEVQGEILSVSQFTLCARTKKGTKPDFHLAQRGHIAKELYNNFLKLLGDSIGPEKVQDGEFGAMMSCSLTNEGPITILLDSKE, encoded by the exons atgaagattgTATTGCAGAAAGTGAGCCATGCTTCCGTTGTGGTCAACTCCAAGGTTATCTCTAG CATTAAAAATGGTTATTTCTTACTTGTTGGTATAACAACTGAGGATACCATGGATGACATTGAAAAACTGTCAAGGAAAGTGGTCAATTTGAGAATTTTCGGTGACGAACCCGATGGtttctggaagaagaatattaAAGAGGTCCAGGGTGAAATTTTATCGGTATCTCAATTCACACTGTGTGCCAGGACAAAGAAAGGTACAAAGCCTGATTTTCATCTAGCTCAGAGAGGCCATATCGCCAAAGAATTGTACAATAATTTTTTAAAGCTCCTAGGTGATAGTATAGGGCCTGAGAAAGTGCAGGATGGTGAATTTGGGGCTATGATGAGTTGCTCATTGACGAATGAGGGCCCAATTACCATTCTACTCGACAGCAAGGAATAA
- the TDEL0A01030 gene encoding uncharacterized protein (similar to Saccharomyces cerevisiae YNL190W; ancestral locus Anc_2.62) produces the protein MKFSSVALTTLAALASFSVGAEEKAETTVTLINTSTHKYGKFDKTSRTHGTTSGTHRFGRFNKTSRTHATTTGTHKYGRFNKTSRTHGTTTGTHKYGKFNKTSRTHGTTTGTHKYGKFNKTSRTHATTTGTHKYGKFDNTRKHRATEIVYKAQANAAAPAANLGSLQVLGLTAGSAIVAGGLMLL, from the coding sequence ATGAAGTTTAGTTCTGTTGCCTTGACCACTTTGGCTGCTttagcttctttctctgtgGGTGCAGAGGAGAAAGCAGAAACTACTGTTACTCTTATTAACACTTCTACCCACAAGTACGGTAAGTTTGATAAGACTAGTAGAACCCATGGTACCACGAGTGGTACCCATAGGTTCGGTAGGTTCAACAAGACCAGTAGAACTCATGCTACTACCACTGGTACTCATAAGTACGGTAGGTTCAACAAGACCAGTAGAACCCATGGTACTACTACTGGTACTCACAAGTACGGTAAGTTCAACAAGACCAGTAGAACCCATGGTACTACTACTGGTACTCATAAGTACGGTAAGTTCAACAAGACTAGCAGAACTCATGCTACCACTACTGGTACTCATAAGTACGGTAAATTTGACAACACGAGAAAACACCGCGCTACTGAAATTGTTTACAAGGCTCAAGCCAACGCTGCCGCTCCTGCTGCAAACTTGGGGTCATTGCAAGTTCTTGGTTTGACCGCTGGTAGTGCTATCGTTGCCGGTGGATTGATGCTACTATAA